The genomic stretch GCCGCTGCCACAAGCCAGATGCTCACGCAGTGAGCCTTGGCCGAAAGCCTGTTCCAGCCCAGAGCCCAGACAGCTATGAAGGTGGACTCCAGGAAAAAGGCCGCAGTTGCCTCAATGGCCAGCAGAGATCCGAAGATGTCCCCCACATATCTGGAGTAGCCAGACCAGTTGGTACCAAACTGAAATTCCAGGGTGATCCCTGTGACCACACCCACCACGAAATTGGTGAGGAAAACTCTGCCCCAGAAACGGGCCATCCGCCGATACTCGGGATCTCCCTTGCGCACGTAAAGGGTCTCCATGATGGCTATGAGCACCGAGAGACCTAAGGTAAGGGGCACGAAGAGAAAATGAAAATAGGTTGCCACCGCAAACTGAAGCCTGGATAGAATCAATGGGTCCATCGGGCCTCCTTTACGTTCGAGTCTCTCCCCCTGTGTCGGAGCATTTCCACTTGGGGGCTACTTTGTGTTCTCTGGGCTGGCCTGGAAACAGGTTTCACCCTCCAGCAGGCTTTTGAAATTGGCCTCTGAGAGGGTCTGGCGAAGCTGCTCCCTGGCCTTGCACCATGTCTTGTGGACCATGCAGTGGGAACTTCTGGAACAACTCTCGGGTCTAAGCAGACAGTCGTTCAGGAAAAGCTCCCCCATGACCGCCTCTACCACCTCCAGGAGACTGATCTTCTCCGGGCTTCGGCTCAGGCGGAATCCTCCCCTGGCCCCTTGCAGAATCTCCACGATTCCGGCCCTGGCCAGTTGCTGGCCTATCTTGGCCAGAAATGGTTCGGGGATCTCCATGGCCTGGGCCACCGCCCATCTAGGAGTAATCTCTCCCGACTCTCTCTGGGCAAGGTAAAGAACGCACCTGACAGCATACTCACCTGCTCTGGAAAGTCTCATGCAAACCTACACTGAATTAAAGTAAATTGGATCTTGTTAGTCTTCTATCACATCACCAGAACCTTGTCAACAAATTTTTTGGGGCCTCCAGGATATTTTTTAAGGATATGAAAGAAGACCTACCATCCCTGGACGGGTGGATGCTCTTGCGCGCATCCGTAAGGGGGGCCTGGCCCATTGGGGGCAGGCGTAATTGTACCCTCTCATAAGACCCCAAAAACCCATAAGGTTTTTCAACGGGGAGTGGTCAAAATCCCGGGCGGTCTAAAGAACGGTACTGGATGGCCTCTGAGACGTGCTGGACTCTTATATCCTGAGACCCTTCCAGATCCGCTATGGTACGCGCAATTTTCAGGATGCGGCCGTAAGCTCGGGCGCTCATGCCCAAACGATCCACAGCGGTCTCCATGAGTTTTCTGGAAGGCTCATCCACAGAGCAAAACCTCCTGATGTGCCTGCTTGTCATCTGTGCATTGCAGTAAATCTTGAGTCTTTCGAACCTGAGCCTCTGTACCTCCCTGGCCGCATCCACCCTGGAGCGGATCTCATCAGATCCCTCCAGGGCTTCTTCCCCTGCCAACTCCTGGTAGCTGAGGGCCGGCACTTCCACATGTAGGTCTATCCTGTCCAGGAGGGGTCCGGAGATCCTTGTCCTGTATCGAATCAACTGGGGAAGGCTGCATGTGCAGGTATGCTTCGGGTCCCCGTAATACCCGCAGGGACAGGGGTTCATGGCTGCCACCAGCATGAAACGAGCTGGATAGGTAAGAGAAGATGCAGCCCTGGAAATGGTCACATGACCATCCTCCATGGGCTGGCGAAGCACCTCCAATACGTTTTTCCTGAACTCCGGGAATTCGTCCAGAAAAAGCACTCCGTTGGTGGCCAGACTAACCTCTCCGGGCTTGGGAACCGCACCCCCTCCTATGAGTCCGGCATCGGATATGGTGTGGTGTGGAGCCCTGAAAGGCCTTGTGCAGACCAGGGCCTTCTTGTCCGGCAACACCCCTGCCACGCTGTACACCTTGGTGGTCTCCAGGGCTTCTTCGAAGGTCATCTTGGGAAGGATCGTGGGAAGCCTCCTGGCCAGCATGGTCTTGCCTGAGCCTGGAGGCCCCACCATTATGACGTTGTGGCCTCCTGCTGCAGCTATTTCCAGGGCTCTTTTCACATGTTGCTGCCCCTTCACATCCCTGAAGTCCACATCGTAGCTCCAGCCCTGCTGAAACAGCACATCCAGGTCCACCTCCACTCTACTCAAACTGTTTTCCCCGTTCAGAAACTCCACCACCTGGACCAGATCAGAGGCTCCAAGCACCTCCACACCATCCACCACCGCTGCTTCCTGTCCGTTCTCCACAGGAAGAATCAGCCCCCTGATGCTGCTCTGGCGGGCTGCTATTGCCATGGGCAAGGCCCCTCTGACAGGCTTTATGCGCCCGTCCAAAGAGAGCTCTCCAAGCATGACATATTCCTTGAGCAGGCCCGGGCTAACAGTGCCTTGAGCTGCAAGGATACCAACGGCTATAGGCAGGTCAAAACCAGATCCTTCTTTTTTGACATCTGCAGGAGCCAGGTTTACGGTTATCCTGTCGGGCGGGAAGCGATACCCTGCATTTTTTATGGCTGCTTTTACTCTATCCTTGGACTCCTTTACCGCAGCTTCAGGAAGCCCCACCGTGGCAAAAGCCGGAAGCCCCCTGGTGATGTCTACCTCCACCTCCACCAGAAATGCATCTATGCCCATGACAGCACTGCTCAAAACCTTGGCCAACATTCGGCCGCCCCCTTCAGGGGCAAGTTGCAAAAGGCCGTCCACTGCCATGGCTCCTGGAAGGGGTCAACTCCTCATTCTTTCTCCAGCCTCTTTGAGCACCCTGAGCCTGTTGGCCTCAGCCAAAAAGGCCTGGTAGGCCTTTCTTTCTTCTTCCTGAAGCAAGCGCCTGTTGGTAACCTGAAGGGCCAACTCGGCCTCCCTCTGACATCTCTTCCACCTGGCTGCCAGCCTCTCCAGCCTGGTCCTGCTGGCCTGAAGATCTTCTTGCAGCCTCACCACGCCCTCCCGGGGCCCATATCTTGCCTTGTAATCCACCATGAGCATTCGTGCCTGACGCTCCCTCAGGAACTGGTCCTTTCTTCGATGAGCCAGATCTCTTGTGAAAGACACAAACCCGCGCACAAGGCCTGCGAGGAGCAAAGCCAGGCCCAGGCAGATGACCGGATCGCTAAATACAGTCATCACGGACCTCCAGGCAGCCAAACACCCCGTCTTGGAAACCCCATTGTTTGCTTGTTTCGATGACCGAAAAGACGATCTTATCCGGCGCCTACTATAATAAACGAGTTGAGCCAGGTCAAGTACTCTGTCATCCTTGTCTGGAGCTGGCCATGCGGGCCGATCCTTGAGTGATTTCTCTTTGTTGCCTCTCTTGTACAGCCCTTTTACGAGCAGGCAATCCCTTTCTTGCTGGAAAAGTCCCTTTCTCACGGCAGCCTGTGCTCAACGAGTCAGATTGACAAATCAGGGCCGTTTCCTTATAACCTCTGTGGGATGAGTAAGGTAACGCTTCATGTCCTGCACTCCAGGGACGAGATCGCAGAAAGGGTCCGGTGGTTGGGAAAGCGGATTTCCCAGGACTACCAGGGCAAATTCCCTTTGCTTGTTGGCATTTTAAAGGGTTCTTTCGTGTTTCTGGCAGATCTCATGCGCCATCTGGATGTGCCCGTGCATGTGGACTTTGTGAGGCTGGCCAGTTACGGAGATTCCATGGAAAGCTGCGGGAAGGTCAGGTTCACCAAAGACCTGGAACTTCCTGTGGATGGAAGGGATGTGCTTGTGGTGGAGGACATCGTAGATACCGGCAGAACCCTCAAGGAGCTGCTTGAGGAGCTGGCCCGACGAGGGCCCAGCTCCCTTAGAAGTTGCTGTTTGCTGGACAAGAGGCATCGCCGGGAAGTGCCTTTGGAAATCGACTATGTGGGCTTTGTGGTACATGAAGGCTTCTTGGTGGGCTACGGGCTGGACTGGGCGGAGTCCTACAGACATCTTCCGGACATCTGTGTGGTAGAACCGGGCAGGCAATCCTCTGAGGAGGCCGGCCCGGACAAGGGAGCAAAATCATGATAATACAATGCGAGAACTGCCAGGCCAAATTCCGCCTGGATGATTCCAAGATCCCGGAGCAGGGAAGAAAGGTACGCTGCTCCAAGTGCAGCCATGTCTTCTTCGTGCAGAAAGAACCCCTGCCCTCGGCCCCACCCCCACAGGAGCCCCAGCATGCCGCATGGGAAGCCTCCAGCTGGGAGCCCTCCCCTTCGCCGCAGGCGCAACCTTTAAGCTCCGAGCCGGAGCCCATCTTCGAGCCTACCGTGCGCATAGATCTGGCAACCCAGGAGGAAGAACCTCCCTTGACTGATGAGGAACAAGTTCCAGAACCAGCGCCGCCTAGGCCCAAAACTCAAAGAAACCTCATACGCCCCCTGCTTTTGACAGCAGCAGGGGTGGCTGCCTTGGCCATCGTGGTGGTGGTCTTGGCCCGCTTGGGCCTCATCCCCTTGCAACTGGAGGAACCCAAGGAGTCCCCCATTGCACAGCTGATAATAGATCAGAGCCAGCTTCAGGGAAAATGGGAGAAGAACGCCCAAGTGCCTCGGATATTCATCATCAACGGAACCGTGATCAACCAGTCCAAGAAACCCAGAGCCTTTGTGAAGGTGCGGGGATTGCTTTTGGACAAGTCTGGCAAGACTGTCAAAGAGGTTTGGGCCTTTTGCGGAAACTCCATACCCATGGAAGACCTTCGCACCAAGGCTCCCAGTGAAATCCAAAGCATCATGCGAAACAGGGAAGGCGAAAAGGGAGCAAACAAGCTGCTGGCTCCAGGTGCCAGAATTCCCTTCACTTTGGTTTTCTTCGAGATCCCGGAAGGGGTGGAAACCTTCGGCGCCGAAGTGGTGGAAGCCCAGATCCCGAGCGGCTGAGCCAGGATCAGATATTCTTGGGACAAGGTCTCGGCCCTCTCGAGCTGAAAGCTGCCTATGGGACTCCATGAGCGGATTCGCAGTGCCATGTTGAGCGTTATGTGCGTCCTGATCTTGGGCACCCTGGGCTATCACCTCATCGAGGGATGGAACCTGATGGATTCCCTTTACATGACGGTGATCACCCTGACAACCGTGGGATATGGAGAGGTGCATCCCCTTGTGCGAACAGAATCCCGTATATTTACGATGGTTTTGATCCTTGGAGGCATGGGGGTGGTATTCTATGCCCTGGGCAGTCTGGCCCAGGGGCTGGTGGAGGGTGGAATCAGGGAAATCGTAGGGAGAAAGAAGTTGGAAAAACTCATCCATTCTCTATCCCATCATTGCATCATATGTGGCTTCGGTCGCATTGGCCGCTCCATAGCCCAGGAGCTGACTCAGGCCAGGGTGGCCTTTGTGGTCATAGAGAAGAATCCCGAGGCTCTCCATGAATTGGAGGAACTGGGTTACATGGGTCTTTCGGGAGATGCCACCTCCGAGGAGGTCCTCAAAGAGGCCGGGGTGGAGCGGGCCAGAGCACTGATTTCCGTGGCTTCCACAGATGCAGACAACCTCTACATAACCCTCACCGCCAAGAGCCTAAACCCCAATATCCAGGTCATAGCCAGGGCTGCCGAGGCTCCAGCCGAGCGCAAGCTGGCCTGGGCGGGCGCAGATAGGGTGGTTTCCCCGTACAGAATGAGCGGGCAGCGCATGGCCAACCTGATCCTGAGGCCTACGGTGGTGGAGTTCATGGAGTCCTCCCTCTCAGACCCTTCGGTGGATCTGGTCATGGAGGAGGTCCATCTACCTTCCCAAGGGGACTTTGTGGGTCAGGACATCCTCTCCTCGGGACTGAGGAAGGATTACGGTCTCATAGTGGTGGCCATAAAGAGAAAGGCTGGGGGCTTCGTGCTGAACCCAGGCGCAGAAGAAATCCTTCAGGCCGAAGATGTACTGATTGCTTTGGGCAAGAGGGAGGACTTCGCCCGCCTGTCCAAGAGAATCGCCCCCACCAAGAAGCTCTAGCCAGCAGGACTCACAAGGGTTGCCCCATGTGTCATAAGCCCAAGATGTAATAAACCCTTCCCTCCAAGGCCTCCATCTTGCATCCAAAAGGCACCTTGCCCTCGGAGCTGCCAACCTCTAAGCAAGGCATCTTGGCCCTTGGGACTGTTGCACCCCCGGTTCCGGCCGAGGTGGGTATCACGCATAACTGTGGAGGCCAGATAGCAGGAAGTTGACCCCGAAGTACGTAAAGAGCGTGGCACCGAATCCAGCCATGGACAGAATGGCCGTGCGTTTTCCGCTCCAACCTCGGGAGAGCCTCGCATGGAGAAAAGCCGCATAGACAAGCCAGGTTATCAGCGACCAGGTCTCTTTGGGGTCCCAGCTCCAGTAAGTTCCCCAGGCCACATCCGCCCAAATGGCCCCTGTGATTATCCCTATGGAAAGAAAGGGGAAGCCCACGGCTATGGCCCTATAGTTGAGGTGGTCCAGGATTTCTTCAGAAGGTATCAAGCCTGCTGCTATTCCCCTGGGATTGAGCCTTCCCCTCAGGATGTAAAGCACGCTGACCCCGAAGGAGACGGCAAAGGCCGCATATCCAAGAAAACATGTTATCACGTGGGCCGTGAGCCAGTTGCTCTGAAGAGCAGGCACAAGGGGTCTTATGTTGGTGTCAAAAAGAAGAGAGCCCAGCCCCAGACTGAGAAATGGAAGCGGAGCCACGAAAGCCCCTATGGTTCTGTTCTTGTAGCGAAGCTCAATGATCAGGTATATGAGAGCTATTGCCCAGGCAAAGACTATCATGGACTCATACTGGTTGGTCAGGGGTATCCTTCCGTGGCCCAAGTCATGCGACTCCAGCCAACGATGCACAAAGCCCACTCCATTGAGCACCCAGGCCGCTGCCATGAGACTTGTGGCGATCCTTCCCACCCAGGTGGATCTGCTGGCGGCGCATATAACGTACCCAAACCAGGCACCCAGGTAAATCAGAGAGACCCCGCTCAAAAGAGTGGCGCTATTCATTCTTGCCCTCCTTGTTGCTGAACCTAAGCCCCGCCTTTTGTTGCCACGCCCCACATAGCCTCTCCAGAGCTCTGTCCAGCCCTGGCAGGTCCCGTGAGGAAGAGCCAGCCACCCAGCACACCACCTTGTTCTTGCGGGCTTGTACCCGCACCCAGAGTCTCCTATGGGCCCCCAGGAAAGCCATGGCGCATCCAGCCATAATGAGAAAACAGCCCACCCACACAATCCATACCCCGGGGTCCTGTTTCACCTGCAGCCCTGTCCAACGGGTCTCCTGGGCATCCAGAAGCCTTAGGTGCCAGCCTTCCAGCACAGCCCTGCTGTCTCTCTGGAAAACCCATCCTGTGACGGGCGGACCCTCGGGTTTCAGATGGCTGAGCAGCACCGCTGGCCCCCGGCCCTGAAGATCTGATTCGTATCTGAGGAATCTTACTATCACACGGCCCTGGGGATCCAAGGCCACGGTGTCGCCCGGCTCCATCTTGAATTGCCTGGGCGGCACAGAGGAGTCCTGGCGTGCCTCCAGGGTTATCCTGGCGTTGGCACCGTAGCTGGCCTGGTAGAACACGTATCCTTCAAAACTCATGGGGTGGTTTACCCTCAGAGGGCCTTCCAAGACCACCTTCCCGTCTTTTAGAAAAACCAGATCACTCCTGTATTCCTTGGGAGTGCCGTCAGGGTAATGGCTGAGGTGAAACTTCTCGCAGCGCACCTCAAAGCCAAGCTTGCGCCAGCTCTTCCCTCCTCTTTCCTGAACCCTGTCAAGCCCCTCTCCTTCCTGAATCTGCATAAAACCTTTGAACCCGAAGGCAAACCCTATGGCAGCCCCCAACAGCACCAAGAGCACTCCTGTATGAGCCACGTAGGCTCCCAGTCTGCTCCACCTGCCCCTTTGGGCCAGAAAATGGACCTCATTGCCCAGCTTTTCCACCCTGGCCTTCCAGCCCCCTTGGAGCAGCTCTGCCCGGAGAGAATCCACCAGGTG from bacterium encodes the following:
- a CDS encoding cytochrome c biogenesis protein ResB, encoding MSESVGPRRGEGFWRTLSSLRLTLVLFLLLAAASVIGTLVPQNLPYEEYLRMYGAVAAKLLDLMGMTDLFHSWWFLGLLGALVVHITACSLKRLPATWKALKAPQRPLSDALFRSLPVRRVLEGDDLSHLVDSLRAELLQGGWKARVEKLGNEVHFLAQRGRWSRLGAYVAHTGVLLVLLGAAIGFAFGFKGFMQIQEGEGLDRVQERGGKSWRKLGFEVRCEKFHLSHYPDGTPKEYRSDLVFLKDGKVVLEGPLRVNHPMSFEGYVFYQASYGANARITLEARQDSSVPPRQFKMEPGDTVALDPQGRVIVRFLRYESDLQGRGPAVLLSHLKPEGPPVTGWVFQRDSRAVLEGWHLRLLDAQETRWTGLQVKQDPGVWIVWVGCFLIMAGCAMAFLGAHRRLWVRVQARKNKVVCWVAGSSSRDLPGLDRALERLCGAWQQKAGLRFSNKEGKNE
- a CDS encoding YifB family Mg chelatase-like AAA ATPase, with protein sequence MLAKVLSSAVMGIDAFLVEVEVDITRGLPAFATVGLPEAAVKESKDRVKAAIKNAGYRFPPDRITVNLAPADVKKEGSGFDLPIAVGILAAQGTVSPGLLKEYVMLGELSLDGRIKPVRGALPMAIAARQSSIRGLILPVENGQEAAVVDGVEVLGASDLVQVVEFLNGENSLSRVEVDLDVLFQQGWSYDVDFRDVKGQQHVKRALEIAAAGGHNVIMVGPPGSGKTMLARRLPTILPKMTFEEALETTKVYSVAGVLPDKKALVCTRPFRAPHHTISDAGLIGGGAVPKPGEVSLATNGVLFLDEFPEFRKNVLEVLRQPMEDGHVTISRAASSLTYPARFMLVAAMNPCPCGYYGDPKHTCTCSLPQLIRYRTRISGPLLDRIDLHVEVPALSYQELAGEEALEGSDEIRSRVDAAREVQRLRFERLKIYCNAQMTSRHIRRFCSVDEPSRKLMETAVDRLGMSARAYGRILKIARTIADLEGSQDIRVQHVSEAIQYRSLDRPGF
- a CDS encoding potassium channel protein, which produces MGLHERIRSAMLSVMCVLILGTLGYHLIEGWNLMDSLYMTVITLTTVGYGEVHPLVRTESRIFTMVLILGGMGVVFYALGSLAQGLVEGGIREIVGRKKLEKLIHSLSHHCIICGFGRIGRSIAQELTQARVAFVVIEKNPEALHELEELGYMGLSGDATSEEVLKEAGVERARALISVASTDADNLYITLTAKSLNPNIQVIARAAEAPAERKLAWAGADRVVSPYRMSGQRMANLILRPTVVEFMESSLSDPSVDLVMEEVHLPSQGDFVGQDILSSGLRKDYGLIVVAIKRKAGGFVLNPGAEEILQAEDVLIALGKREDFARLSKRIAPTKKL
- a CDS encoding DUF3426 domain-containing protein: MIIQCENCQAKFRLDDSKIPEQGRKVRCSKCSHVFFVQKEPLPSAPPPQEPQHAAWEASSWEPSPSPQAQPLSSEPEPIFEPTVRIDLATQEEEPPLTDEEQVPEPAPPRPKTQRNLIRPLLLTAAGVAALAIVVVVLARLGLIPLQLEEPKESPIAQLIIDQSQLQGKWEKNAQVPRIFIINGTVINQSKKPRAFVKVRGLLLDKSGKTVKEVWAFCGNSIPMEDLRTKAPSEIQSIMRNREGEKGANKLLAPGARIPFTLVFFEIPEGVETFGAEVVEAQIPSG
- the hpt gene encoding hypoxanthine phosphoribosyltransferase encodes the protein MSKVTLHVLHSRDEIAERVRWLGKRISQDYQGKFPLLVGILKGSFVFLADLMRHLDVPVHVDFVRLASYGDSMESCGKVRFTKDLELPVDGRDVLVVEDIVDTGRTLKELLEELARRGPSSLRSCCLLDKRHRREVPLEIDYVGFVVHEGFLVGYGLDWAESYRHLPDICVVEPGRQSSEEAGPDKGAKS
- the ccsB gene encoding c-type cytochrome biogenesis protein CcsB, yielding MNSATLLSGVSLIYLGAWFGYVICAASRSTWVGRIATSLMAAAWVLNGVGFVHRWLESHDLGHGRIPLTNQYESMIVFAWAIALIYLIIELRYKNRTIGAFVAPLPFLSLGLGSLLFDTNIRPLVPALQSNWLTAHVITCFLGYAAFAVSFGVSVLYILRGRLNPRGIAAGLIPSEEILDHLNYRAIAVGFPFLSIGIITGAIWADVAWGTYWSWDPKETWSLITWLVYAAFLHARLSRGWSGKRTAILSMAGFGATLFTYFGVNFLLSGLHSYA
- a CDS encoding Rrf2 family transcriptional regulator, with product MRLSRAGEYAVRCVLYLAQRESGEITPRWAVAQAMEIPEPFLAKIGQQLARAGIVEILQGARGGFRLSRSPEKISLLEVVEAVMGELFLNDCLLRPESCSRSSHCMVHKTWCKAREQLRQTLSEANFKSLLEGETCFQASPENTK